The genomic region TGACTACACAGTAGATTTTGCATATCATCCATGatatcaactaaaatttttacaaaacctatATCTCTAGTagcaaacaaatttattattttcttcccCTTCCCTTCTTGGTTGGCTGTGCATCTATTTGTTCCTTCCCAGTAAATTCTGCTACATCCGCTGCACAATGAGAAAGCAGAACAGGTTGTTTATAGTTAGACTGATATACAAATCTATATGCATGCATATAAATCATACCTGTTGTTCACCAAAATGGTCAAGTAGGCCTATGAGGTCACCCACAAGATGTATTACAGAGTATGAGTCGGGATTGAGAGGACATTCATTTGCATGCACATACCACTTTAGACTGAAATGTCAAGAAGCAAAAGGATTGAATTAAGAGCCTCTACCTCATTCCTGGGGCTGTAATATTCCACTGATGAACAAGCATCATCCTCGCCAAAATAAAGTTCTATCTGCATCCCAATGAAACCCTTATAATAAACATCATCATGAGTTAATAATCCATAAAATGCCAGGGATCAGGCTATCATGCTATTCATGCTCCACTTTTGAATTTTGTGCCAAAACAAACTAGGAAGACACTGAAGCTACAATTTGCAAGAACCTAAAAGGGATCAAACCTATGTGGAAAAACTATTTTGTTTCCTATTCTTCTCTTCAAACGTTAGTTGTTCACATTTTGGGTCAACAACACACCATCTTTCGCCCGTTTAACCGATGGTTCGGCATAGCTTACGCCTTACAGCATTAGCATTAGACTCTAACCATTTTCATAGCTAATTTCTACCAATACCAACATCATTAATGACATTTCCCATTAATTTTCAAGTGGCATATGCTTAGTTCGGTTGATGTTTCTTGTACTTTATGCAATATGTTATCTTCTTGACTTGAAGTATACCTTGTCTGCAAGACTGCAAGAATTATGGGCTCATGGATATTCCTACCTAGAGTTAATCAAAGCACAAATTGTCTGAAATACCACTGCCCTGTCAGCTTGTTTCCATGTGATTAAAAGGATCCAATATACCAAAAAGCACAGACCAATTCATATAACTCATCCATCATCACGCTAaggcaaaagaaagaaataagacCATTTTGTTTTTTCGTGGACCACCCTACAATGGTAGCCTAGCTAATAAATTGCAAGTATATACGCAAAAGCATTCTCAGTACCACAAAGGACTTTCAAGGAGAAATGTAAATTGTCATGATTGTGACATTCTAGCTAAGGTCACAAAAAGTTACTTCAATAAATTCCACACATACAAGCGGAAAACAAAGTCATGAAACTGTGGAGAAAATGCAATGTAGTAGCATCACAGCTCCAAAGCATTTCAAGCAGCCTGAGATCTCTGGCGTTTCACATACTGAAGGATAGGCTCCCTAACCTACAAAAGAGAAAAGGTCACAATTCAATATATTAGACTAGTCCCGcatgaaaatagtaaaaaacacCAAGTGATTCCTTGGAAGGAATTAAAAGCATACAGTGCTTGTTTTTCTTGATCGCCTTTCTTGACTGGACCTACTGCAGATAACTCCATCTACCTCATCATTGTAATTTGCGTTTCCATTTGCTCTGCCATTCTCGTACCCTGGCACAAAACTTTCTCTTGAAGCTACTGGCTGCTCAATTTACATAGTGAATCACTTATCAAGTGGCAGTGAACCAATCCAATTGCAAGACATGTTAATGTTAATTGAAAGGAGTAGATGTTTCGTTTCTACATTACCTCCACCCTGCTTGTGGGAGTGTTTCCATGCTCCTTTGTCTTTGAAATTGTCTGCTCACTCCTAATCGAGCcattttgatttatttcagATCTCACTTTCATGCGTGTGAGATCTGATCCAATCGAGTGTAGGGCACCACAAGTGGACATGTCGTTGTAGTTGCTCCCTGAGATAAACAAAGCATGTTGTAGTGAAAAGTgctattataaatatatatggtCAAATCCGTGAAGCTGAACTTTAAGTAGAAAAAGAAACTTTGATCAGGTACCCATTTTCTGGAGCTCGACATAACTGGATTTGTTATTTGGTTCATTAGTATCGATATCCTGTTCAATTTGAGGGATCAAAGAAGAATTAGTACTATTACATTCGAAGAAGATGCAGCTTTGAACAGAAAATTAAGTTTTATGGATATTACCATGGCATCAGTGTTCAAAGCTTTCTTGACTTCTAGTAGCTTTTTCTTAGTCATTTCAGAATGGATCACACGCTTGCCTATGTTATAAAATAGATGAAAGAAAAGTAAATTGTCTGCAATTTAATCCTGCAAATTTAAGCCAAGCACAAACTTTTCAATTGGGCTGCACAAACCTAGCCTTCTGCTGCCTTTCGCTTCAAGAAAACCATCTAGAGTCATTTTGTTGATTATTTTGCGCACAGTTGTTTGGTTAGCTTCTCCTTCAAGCTTGCTTTGAAGCTTTGCCACAGTTACATAATTCATTGGAAGAGCATGATACAAAGCCTGAAAAATTAGACAAAGAAGTTGAGGAATGGCATAAAGAACAAAATTACTGGACACCTCTTATCTTAAAGAATAAGGAAAAGATTATCCTTATTTGATAATCAGAATATACAATTTTGTTCTCTAAACCAATCAGAGAACTCGCAATGACCAAAAACTGAATGTATTTGGTGTCCATATGGCATAAAAAGTCAATAGGCCTTGTTCTAATTGCTGATATTAGCTCTATGCTGGCACTTGTGGACCATAGTTGTGGATACTGTTGGGAATGTTGCGGATCCTAAGGAAATCACTCTAAATATAAATACAGCAACAGTTCATGTAGAGTGTAGATGCAGGAAACACATACTAGTTCGCATTGTAGATGAGAAATCAGCTCCATAGACCACAAACCAaggaaaacagaataaataaaatcttaccTTCATGTACATGCTATCTTCAACCTGGGGAACTTTGCCACCAAAAGGTGTTGTTTGACCATCCATTTCTTCTTTCACCATTGTAAATTCATAGTCAGAATTCTAGTTTGTCAGAAAGAAAATAAGCATGAGCTGGCCAGATACAGATACAATCTTCAATATAATAAACAgggaaaaatgataaaacagCCTTTTGCTTGTTAATGGTGTAACTGTCCCTCCCAGTTTTTGAAAGAACGCCTTCCTTAACAAGCTTTTCCATGATTTCTGAAATTCAGTTTAGATGGAATCAGAAGTGATTCAGAACAGTAACAAAAATTGCTAagtaaagaaaatatgcaaCACCAAATGCACTTATTCTTGTTTAAGAGCTTTAACATGGATTAAAGCTTCCAATTACCCTCAGTCAAAACCTGTTACAATAACACAAAACACTATCATGAATATTACATAGATTGGGTACTATTATAAACTAGGGAAACATTAGGAATTGAAATATAATCTAAGTAGCTAATTGCACTGACATTCTTTCAACTGTTTGTCCAAAAGAGTACAAAAATCATAAGCACTTACCATTGAGATGTCCGGGAAATTAGAGAGAACATCAGTAAAGTCAACAGTATCAATGTGACGATCGTTGATCCATTCCTTTACACGGGCCAATTGTTGTTCATCTTCCTCTGGGTCTTGAGTATCATCTGCACATATAACAGGAATAGCCACAATTATCAGCCagaagataagaagaaaaagTGCAAAGAAACAATGTTAATGAATCTTTTACTATTCTTCAGGTTTATCTTTGAATTTATCACACTCATTTCGTATAAAAGTAGCTCTACCAACATAGAAATGTGTACTTGTAATGTTACCTTCATCTACCATGCCATTGTTATCTTCCTCTTGCTGATGTTTATCTGTCAAGAATACTATTGTTATTTTCAGTATCAACTCAAACGCAAACTATTTGCAAGTTGAAACATAGGGACAAAGCAATTACCAACTGGTGCAACTATATATCGATTTTCTTCTGAATGGTTGACctgaaagaaataaacaaaatattagagATTTTTTCAACTTAATTGCTGTACCTGTACATGAAAATCAAGTCAGCTCCATTCAAGCCTAAGCTCACTGTTGTCAGTTCACCTCACTATCAGAGTCAGAAGAGTCATCTTTTTGCACAGAATCAGCCCCTAAGCTCATTTCATCATCTTGAATATCTTCATTTTCATCCTCACAAGGATCGAGCACACTCTTTACCTGTACACAAAACCATttaagacaaaatttagctctGATATATGAACCATCGATCCCAAATATCAAGTCAATCCTGCAAACTTACTCCCTTTACCTTGAGAGCTAATACAAGATGCTTGCTGTTCACGTTCCCAACCTCCATTCTCAAAGGATTTTTGGTCCACGGATTACGAGCTTCTTCTTCTGTGCAGCCTTTGAAGAACGGAGGCTCATAATCCACAGGCTGCGAGGGCAAAAGACCAAAATGTTCATGCATCTTCCATTCATtacaaaaatatacaaaattctCGAATGCCACAATTATGTTTAACCAGTCCAAACACATTCGAAAACCACAAGAGTTACAAGTGTATGGAATTTCCATATTCATAAAATGTCACTCATAACTGCATAACTAGCTTCCTAATTGAAAACtgaattataagaaaatattgaaaataggAAACAAAATTCATCTCTCTCATTTTCCTCCAAGCATGTACCTACACTGAAATACCAAGTAGTTTAAAGAGAAGAATTGGAATTTTTACCTCATCTAATTGTATGATTCTTGCTATTTGAAGCATTACTTTCAAGGTAGTACTTATCCAATCTGGACCTGAAGAGCTCTTAAGATAAACCTGTTCCTTGGGGTTAAAACCCTTATTCTGAAGTAATTTCTGCCAACAAGATGtgaaaataataagaataatggTAGCAACATAACAACTCAATTAAATTAGGAGAAATTAGGTTTCCTTACCAAGAACTAGATAGTATTAAAGCATAACTGTAATAAACTGAAAGTACTAATGAAAATTTATGAACATAATTTTCATGCTAACAAAAATGGAACAATTATTGTCAGTATTTACAGTCACGTTTTCTTTCGTATATAtcttaattaaaaagaatttgACACAATCAtatgtataaaattataaatgtaatttttttttttaatttagtagtTGGTATGCAACAGGAGTCCAGTATCAATCCCCTGCACTTCAGTATATAGAATAGAGTAAATAATAAATAGTGACTTACTAAAGTTATATATTTCCTTCTATTACATAAtatttcatcctcacatttcTGAACATTAACCAactattcaataaaaattagcGAAGAATAAAAGAGAGCTTGAAGGCAATCAATTATGCCATTTCTTACCTTCTTTTTATCAAAATGCGGGTCATCTTCAGATAGCTCAAGAACTATTGCAAAGTTATCATCAGTCTCTTTGACTTTATCAGATAATGGTGGCTGCAATGAACAAATACATTATCAATACTAAGATTCTTACtcatttgaaaacataaaaaatcaagTCAACAATATTATGGAAATAGCAATAAAGCAGTATAAGCTGTGATTGCAAGACATAAGTGGAGTTCCCACAATCATAGAACACACGAGCAAATGCACTCACACTAAgagaacaaattttaaaaacagaAATTAGATTACTAGTAGTTTATATAACATGGCAGCATTCATATCATCTTTCATATGctactttctttcttcaattctAATAACAAGTAATTCTGAATTATTTTGCAAACAAGTATCACAAAAAGGAGTTTAAAGATACAATCAAAATAATTACATTATGGACCCATATATTAGCTTCAAATCAACTTTACAAAAATCACTTCAAACAAGAATCAAAACAAATGCATGTGTATAAGGTAGGAAACCTTTCTAAAGAATAGTCCTTTGGGCCTCTAGCTAGTAATCCAGGCATAAGGATTTTGCCTTCTCTTGGTACTTCTCAAAGATCATAgttgtaatttaaattttcaagtaCTCCACCTCTACTGCTCAGAAGAAAATTATTTCAATGAACTTTGCTGCAAAATCATGATTCAGAACAGAGGACTTAGTCTTGCGATTAACTCTACAAAGGATTGGTGAAAAGAAAAGGTCTTCTAGATATTGATGTCAGTGCAAGGCAAGCTAACTCACAACAAAACCTATGAAGAATTACATTTATGCATGTGCTAAAGGAGATTGGAAGCAGCTTAAAATTGTTTCAGTAACAAGACAGACTAGTTTCACACAagcataaaaaatgaaaatgatttttcaCTCCAATGGAAAGACTACCAATTTATATAACTGACAGCCTTAAAATCATTCAGTTTCTGAGGAGCTACATATACCTCTACAACATCAATAAAATCCTGCTTCTTGTGAAATGCGCCAACCCATTTAGTGCGATCTACAGTCCTGCCAACCAAAGAAAATTAACACaagaatttgagattttaagtcCCTAAATTCTTAGCTGCATGGCATTATTTTCAGAATACAATGTGACGGAAACAATTGTAAGAATAAAATTTCACAGCAGCTCAAAACAAAATTACTGCAAACCAATTTAGGAAAGGAAATTGTAACAAGTTTGTGAAATTCCAATGAAAAGGAGATCTTTGTGCAAACTTTGTTTGAAATTCAAGTGCAAGTGATCTAATTATTTGTTCCACTCATCTTCCAGAAGCCCAATCACCATGTTTCACAGGAAACTTATAAGTctaagcaaacaaaaagaaaaataacaggactaaaatgaaatatgaaaaaatttccCATTTAATTGTATTTTACTTCATTGTTCGTGAATTGAAATTAGTCTAGTACAGTAAAACCAACACGTAATTGAAAATAAACATACTGTGTTTGAGAAAAGAGCTTCTCCAAGTCCTTATTCCTAAGATCACCCTGCAATAAAACCAACACGTAATGTAACCAAAagccaaaaacctcaaaaagccaccgtttggttgccaagaaactgttaaaaaaaaatttaaagaaaatacaaatctccctaaaataaaaaaatctctaatttctaaccttcttttccctcattttctcGGTAACCAAATAAAACAGAAATTTACCAGGTGGAATTCAAGATTCTGAGAACACTTAGGGCCGAACAAATCACTAACCCTATCAACAGCTT from Castanea sativa cultivar Marrone di Chiusa Pesio chromosome 11, ASM4071231v1 harbors:
- the LOC142615140 gene encoding meiosis-specific protein ASY1-like; this translates as MLQIARIIQLDEPVDYEPPFFKGCTEEEARNPWTKNPLRMEVGNVNSKHLVLALKVKSVLDPCEDENEDIQDDEMSLGADSVQKDDSSDSDSEVNHSEENRYIVAPVDKHQQEEDNNGMVDEDDTQDPEEDEQQLARVKEWINDRHIDTVDFTDVLSNFPDISMVLTEEIMEKLVKEGVLSKTGRDSYTINKQKNSDYEFTMVKEEMDGQTTPFGGKVPQVEDSMYMKALYHALPMNYVTVAKLQSKLEGEANQTTVRKIINKMTLDGFLEAKGSRRLGKRVIHSEMTKKKLLEVKKALNTDAMDIDTNEPNNKSSYVELQKMGSNYNDMSTCGALHSIGSDLTRMKVRSEINQNGSIRSEQTISKTKEHGNTPTSRVEPVASRESFVPGYENGRANGNANYNDEVDGVICSRSSQERRSRKTSTVREPILQYVKRQRSQAA